The Leguminivora glycinivorella isolate SPB_JAAS2020 chromosome 1, LegGlyc_1.1, whole genome shotgun sequence genome includes a region encoding these proteins:
- the LOC125225949 gene encoding alpha-1,3/1,6-mannosyltransferase ALG2, protein MVKILFLHPDLGIGGAERLVVDAALAFRNKGHQVSFYTNHYDPTHCFSETRDGSFPVTVVGDWIPRSIFGRFKAACAYARMIYAAVYLAWYVIPVEEPTLIFCDLISICIPFLKMARGPFRVVFYCHHPDKLLTEEGGLLKKLYRTPLNWLEELTTAKADQVLVNSKYTARVYKDAFKNIKELPDICYPSINTEFFRTTSPKPLKEVVPIGTDKYIFLSINRYERKKNLQLALRAFENLKHIVPEPDWSRAHLIMAGGFDPINLENMEHYIELTDLAAELDIEDKVTFLKSPKDIEKVSLLYHCKALVYTPSNEHFGIVPLEAMYYCKPVIAVNSGGPTETVVHDVTGFLCEPTSESVAQAMSTLMLTPDLGERLGEAGRKRFETKFSFDAFTEQLDGILTRERQIISEARAVDYEQKKRK, encoded by the coding sequence ATGGTGAAGATATTATTCTTGCACCCAGACCTGGGTATCGGAGGAGCTGAGCGTTTGGTCGTGGATGCTGCACTGGCATTTAGGAATAAAGGACATCAAGTCTCTTTTTACACAAACCATTACGATCCTACGCATTGCTTCTCAGAAACGAGAGATGGGAGCTTTCCGGTGACGGTGGTTGGTGACTGGATTCCACGTTCTATTTTTGGTCGTTTCAAAGCGGCATGTGCTTACGCGCGAATGATTTACGCGGCAGTCTATTTAGCTTGGTATGTAATACCAGTTGAGGAACCCACCCTAATTTTCTGCGATTTGAtatctatatgcattccattcTTGAAAATGGCGAGAGGGCCTTTCAGAGTAGTATTCTATTGTCATCATCCAGATAAACTGTTGACTGAAGAAGGAGGCTTACTGAAGAAACTTTACAGGACTCCATTGAACTGGCTTGAAGAATTGACAACTGCCAAGGCTGATCAGGTTTTAGTAAATAGTAAATACACTGCTAGAGTATATAAAGATGCATTTAAGAATATAAAAGAATTGCCAGATATTTGCTACCCTTCCATCAACACAGAGTTCTTTAGAACAACATCGCCCAAGCCTTTGAAAGAGGTTGTTCCTATTGGAACTGACAAATACATTTTCCTCTCCATAAATAGATATGAGAGAAAAAAGAATCTTCAATTAGCTTTAAGAGCATTTGAGAACTTAAAACATATAGTTCCTGAACCAGATTGGAGCAGAGCACACTTAATAATGGCAGGTGGATTTGACCCAATTAACCTAGAAAATATGGAACATTATATTGAATTGACAGATTTAGCAGCGGAGCTTGATATAGAAGATAaagtaacatttttaaaatcacCTAAAGACATTGAAAAAGTGTCACTGCTATACCATTGTAAGGCTCTTGTATACACTCCATCGAATGAGCACTTTGGTATTGTGCCATTAGAAGCCATGTACTACTGCAAGCCTGTGATTGCTGTTAACAGTGGCGGCCCCACCGAGACAGTAGTGCATGATGTCACTGGTTTCCTGTGTGAGCCCACCAGTGAGTCAGTTGCACAAGCCATGAGCACATTGATGCTGACTCCTGACCTTGGTGAGAGGCTGGGAGAAGCGGGCAGAAAGAGATTTGAAACAAAGTTTTCCTTTGATGCCTTTACTGAACAATTAGATGGTATCCTCACCAGAGAAAGGCAGATTATTTCTGAGGCTAGGGCTGTTGATTATGAACAGAAGAAACGTAAATAA
- the LOC125226531 gene encoding peptidyl-prolyl cis-trans isomerase FKBP2 → MSRTVTNLCKVMLFVLVLMSIISHVVIASTAPKKLQIGVKKRPSECPIKSRKGDLLHMHYTGTLDDGTEFDSSIPRGNPLTFTLGSGQVIKGWDQGLLFMCEGEQRKLVIPPELAYGEAGAPPKIPKSATLTFHVDLVKIERKDEL, encoded by the exons ATGAGTCGTACAGTGACCAATTTATGCAAAGTTATGCTATTTGTCTTAGTATTGATGAGTATAATTTCTCATGTAGTTATTGCAAGCACTGCCCCTAAAAAATTGCAAATTGGGGTAAAGAAAAGACCTTCAGAGTGTCCCATTAAAAGCAGGAAAGGTGATCTACTGCACATGCACTATACG gGTACTTTAGATGATGGTACTGAATTTGACAGCTCAATTCCTAGGGGAAATCCTCTCACCTTCACATTGGGTTCTGGTCAGGTCATTAAAGGGTGGGACCAGGGCCTCTTGTTCATGTGTGAAGGAGAACAGCGAAAGTTGGTCATTCCGCCTGAGCTTGCATATGGTGAAGCCGGAGCACCCCCTAAAATTCCCAAGTCTGCAACACTCACATTCCATGTTGATCTTGTAAAAATTGAAAGAAaggatgaattgtaa
- the LOC125229655 gene encoding transcription initiation factor TFIID subunit 12 yields the protein MSNNMNPGGNMPSIGSMNPSSAIQYANNPLQSPQLQSSSIQSSPSQHSPMSSQSSIGAKVNTSGDQTTQLLSRPRLQELVREVDPTVQLDEEVEEMLLQLADDFIDTSLNAACALAKHRHAPTVELRDVQLHLERQWNMWIPGFGNDELRPYKRAAVTEAHKQRMALIRKTIKKY from the exons ATGTCAAACAACATGAACCCAGGAGGTAATATGCCCTCAATTGGGTCTATGAACCCTTCAAGTGCGATCCAATACGCGAATAACCCACTTCAGAGTCCTCAGCTGCAGTCCAGCTCCATCCAAAGCTCGCCATCGCAACACAGTCCTATGAGCAGCCAGTCGTCAATTGGCGCCAAAGTCAACACAAGTGGTGATCAAACTACCCAG CTTCTCAGCAGACCACGGCTGCAGGAGTTGGTGAGAGAAGTGGACCCCACCGTGCAACTCGACGAGGAAGTGGAGGAGATGTTGCTGCAGCTGGCGGATGACTTCATTGACACGTCCCTAAATGCTGCGTGTGCCCTCGCTAAACACAGACATGCCCCAACAGTGGAATTGAGGGATGTGCAGTTGCATTTAG AGAGACAATGGAACATGTGGATTCCAGGGTTTGGCAACGACGAGCTCCGGCCGTACAAGCGAGCAGCCGTCACCGAGGCGCACAAACAGCGCATGGCTCTCATACGGAAAACTATCAAGAAGTATTAG
- the LOC125226525 gene encoding nuclear RNA export factor 2-like, with amino-acid sequence MSTKRFQLENYKKYLLNRNTASTVVISYIENCIVTEDEAAKHSFHKIMVHNWPGSHIELFDTLMDYFQSSFTPVNCTSQGEITTFYTSSLNFVMKVVKHDFMFPYQRNMFNLDLLFNDRSSADCFDNRVTVDDVVAGVVSNRMSDKHELDLSNFDKDPEFIEKRIHFYKLSMLSQYKLLMIRMGRDTKSLNLSNNNLSTIPVDLLNFFIKGDLTAINLSHNEIPALSELQRISSKIEKLWIEGNPLCENLDPSTYVKNIVMRFPRLTELDGITLNQHGVMLPFFKNFLETPDKRTKMVVEKFLTLYFAHYDSNRKKLPNFYDGKVSLTINTSFTEAERAALPPAYTNFTRNALDPQRRKQFRSKVFRNSHSCVHALCSLPRSEHDPTTFSVDVLRHDKKCMILVVDGTYREKSFNPEQPDRYFRFRRTFVFNIYNMTPNSVYHINNEIFSISFATKEHIDNSFQIPIRNMNSLVLINPESEEREAISRAFTHITQLKKTEVELRLKIHSWDLRSAVKEFWDELKKNKISADKFIEDDYDDFSDTSSLIDEVD; translated from the exons ATGAGTACCAAGAGATTTCAGTTAGAAAACTACAAAAAGTATTTACTAAATAGGAATACTGCTTCTACAGTGGTCATATCATACATCGAAAATTGTATAGTTACCGAAGATGAAGCCGCTAAGCATTCTTTTCATAAAATTATG GTTCATAACTGGCCAGGGAGTCACATCGAGCTTTTTGATACGCTGATGGACTACTTTCAGTCGTCTTTCACTCCCGTGAACTGTACATCTCAAGGAGAAATAACCACATTTTATACAAGCAGCCTGAACTTTGTCATGAAAGTTGTGAAACATGATTTCATGTTCCCATACCAGCGCAACATGTTCAACTTGGACTTGCTGTTCAACGACAGAAGTTCTGCGGACTGCTTCGACAACAGGGTGACGGTGGACGACGTGGTGGCTGGAGTGGTCAGCAACAGGATGAGTGACAAGCATGAACTGGACTTGTCTAATTTTGATAAAGACCCAG AATTTATAGAAAAGAGAATACACTTCTATAAGTTGTCCATGTTATCACAGTACAAATTATTGATGATTCGCATGGGAAGAGACACAAAGTCCCTGAATTTAAGCAATAACAATCTAAG TACAATACCAGTGGACCTATTGAACTTCTTCATCAAAGGAGATTTAACTGCCATCAATTTAAGTCATAATGAG ATACCTGCCTTATCAGAACTACAAAGAATCAGTAGTAAAATAGAGAAACTTTGGATTGAGGGCAACCCACTTTGTGAGAACCTAGACCCCTCAACATATGTGAAAAACATTGTTATGCGGTTTCCAAGACTAACAGAACTG gaTGGTATAACCCTAAACCAACACGGCGTAATGTTGCCATTCTTCAAAAACTTCCTAGAGACGCCCGACAAAAGAACCAAGATGGTTGTAGAGAAGTTTCTCACCTTGTACTTTGCTCACTATGATTCAAATCGAAAGAAACTTCCTAACttctatgatggcaaagtttcCTTAACCATAAACACATCATTCACTG AAGCAGAAAGAGCGGCGCTTCCACCAGCCTACACGAACTTCACCCGCAACGCGTTGGACCCGCAGAGACGTAAACAATTCCGCAGTAAGGTGTTCCGGAATAGTCACTCATGCGTCCACGCTCTATGCTCGCTGCCCAGGTCTGAACACGACCCTACTACCTTTTCCGTGGATGTGCTGAGACATGAT AAAAAATGTATGATCCTGGTGGTAGATGGTACATACCGTGAGAAGTCATTCAACCCAGAACAGCCGGACCGCTACTTCCGGTTCCGGCGTACGTTCGTGTTCAACATCTACAATATGACCCCCAACTCCGTGTACCACATCAACAACGAGATATTCTCTATTTCTTTCGCCACTAAGGAACACATTGACAATAGCTTTCAG ATTCCAATAAGGAATATGAACTCCTTGGTTCTTATAAATCCGGAGTCAGAAGAAAGAGAAGCGATTAGCAGAGCATTCACACACATTACGCAGTTGAAAAAGACTGAAGTGGAATT GCGTCTGAAAATCCATAGCTGGGATCTAAGAAGTGCAGTCAAGGAATTTTGGGACGaattaaagaagaataaaataTCAGCCGACAAATTTATTGAAGATGATTACGACGATTTCTCCGATacatcctcattgatagatgaaGTCGACTAA